One Caenibius sp. WL genomic window, GAACCAAGTGCGAATGTAAGCCACTTTGCCGGCCTCATCGATCGTGTAGACCTCGATCCCTTCGATCACGATCTTCTCGCCATTGATCATGCCCGTACTGCGAACATGGCAGGCGGCCTGATCGGAGCAAATCTGCATAAGCACGGGTTCGATGTGCCAGATTTGCCCATCCTTGAACGAGTTGTCCCAGCTTAGCTTGACGGCTTCAAGCCCGATCTTTGTCGGTCCGCCGACGGGATCTTCAAACACGATATCGGGCGCGAAGTTGGCCTCCCACCGCGAACGGTCCTTCGCATTCCATGCATCGAAGTGCGTATGCATGGCCTGTTCGATTTGCTGGCGTGTGGGCATTGCTCTCTCCTTTAACTCCGCTCCTCTTGGGGAGCTGGTCCAGGGACTTCTTAAGGTGCCGAAGCCGATGCGGGAACTACGCCTGCCGCCGCGGGTGTAGCTGGCGTCACCGGGACCTCAAGCACCTGCGGTTGCACGGCAACGGGCCGAAAAGCGATGTCTTCGTCGAGAAAACCTTTCACACCCGCCCCGCTTGCAATCATCGCACTGGTGCCAGTGGTGAAGAAGCCTGCAATCGGGATCAGCGCGATAGATGCGACAACTCCTCCGGTGCCGGTCACGCCCTTGTCATCGAACGTCCCTGTCAGTCGAATATGACGATCACCAAGCCGCAGAGACACGATACGCGCTCCGATATATCCCGACTTGCCCCACATGCCCTTGTTACGGACTTCGGTGATTTCTCCGATAGCCGGAGTACCCGCCGGGATAACCGTGACCCCGTTCATGGTCACATTCG contains:
- a CDS encoding nuclear transport factor 2 family protein, with amino-acid sequence MPTRQQIEQAMHTHFDAWNAKDRSRWEANFAPDIVFEDPVGGPTKIGLEAVKLSWDNSFKDGQIWHIEPVLMQICSDQAACHVRSTGMINGEKIVIEGIEVYTIDEAGKVAYIRTWFTPPEGMMLDPYFMGAHAAD